GCATTATATCATTACCGAAGAAAGTTTTCGGTAAAGTGTTTTGTAAACATATCAAACACACATAATAGTATAATACTTGTATAAAATTCTACTAACAAAAGACAGTTTAGTTGTTAGGAATTTCATTGCATATATACTTATGACATACGAAAGTAGGATACATTTACAATTGTGTTTAgagattgacaaaaaaaaaatcctaaaataaCTTATGCTTGAATAACACGCTCCAATAAGAAATTGTTACACGAATTGAGCACACACGGGTAGTATaaaaaggaggaagaagcaaagaaaaaacagtaaaGAGAAAATGGAGATATGGTTACTTATCTTGggctctctctccctctctctccttctcaatCTCCTCTTCTTTCGCCTCCGTGACTCCTCCTCTCTTCCGTTACCACCTGCCCCTAACTTCTTCCCTTTCCTTGGAACCCTTCAATGGCTCCGGCAAGGTTTAGGTGGTTTCAACAACTATGTCCGCTCCGTCCATCACCGTCTCGGTCCTATCATCACCCTCCGCATCACTTCCCGCCCTGCCATCTTTGTCGCCGATGGTTCCCTTGCTCACCAGGCTCTGGTCTTAAACGGGGCCGTTTTCGCCGATCGTCCACCGGCGGCTCCGATCAGTAAGATTCTTTCGAATAACCAACATACCATCACCTCTTGTTTATATGGAGTTACGTGGCGGCTTCTTCGCCGGAATATCACTGAGATTCTTCACCCCTCGCGTATGAAATCTTATTCTCACGTGCGGCATTGGGTTCTTGAGATCCTCTTTGATCGACTTCGTAAGAGCGGAGGTGAAGAACCGATCGTCGTTTTTGATCATCTTCACTATGCGATGTTTGCAGTTCTTGTTCTCATGTGTTTTGGAGATAAGCTTGATGAGAAGCAAATCAAACAGGTGGAATATGTTCAGAGACAAATGCTTCTTGGCTTTGCCAGATATAGCATCCTTAACCTTTGCCCTAAGTTCACTAAATTGATTTTGCGAAAGAGATGGGAAGAGTTCTTCCAGATGAGGAGAGAGCAGCAGGATGTCTTGCTTCGGCTGATTTATGCTCGGAGAAAGATCgttgaagagaggaagaagagatcatcagaggaagaagaagagaacaaagagTATGTGCAATCATATGTTGATACTCTGCTCGATGTGGAGCTTCCAGATGAGAAGAGGAAGCTGAACGAAGATGAGATTGTGAGTTTGTGCTCTGAGTTTCTAATTGCTGGGAGTGATACAACGGCCACTGTGCTGCAATGGATCATGGCGAACCTCgtgaagaatcaagaaatcCAGGAGAGATTATACGAGGAGATCACAAACGTAGTCGGGGAAGAAGCAAAGGTAGTGGAGGAAAAAGACACGCAGAAGATGCCATATCTAAAGGCAGTAGTGATGGAGGCTCTCCGACGACACCCTCCGGGAAACACTGTGCTCCCGCACAGTGTCACGGAGGACACTGTCTTGGGAGGGTACAAAGTACCGAAGAAGGGGACGATTAACTTCTTAGTGGCAGAGATAGGGAGGGATCCAAAGGTGTGGGAGGAACCAATGGCGTTTAAGCCAGAGAGGTTtatgggagaagaagaagcggtgGACATAACCGGAAGCAGAGGGATAAAGATGATGCCGTTCGGAGCGGGTAGAAGGATATGTCCCGGGATTGGGCTAGCGATGCTGCACCTCGAGTATT
This sequence is a window from Arabidopsis thaliana chromosome 1 sequence. Protein-coding genes within it:
- the CYP89A7 gene encoding cytochrome P450, family 87, subfamily A, polypeptide 7 (''cytochrome P450, family 87, subfamily A, polypeptide 7'' (CYP89A7); FUNCTIONS IN: electron carrier activity, monooxygenase activity, iron ion binding, oxygen binding, heme binding; INVOLVED IN: oxidation reduction; CONTAINS InterPro DOMAIN/s: Cytochrome P450 (InterPro:IPR001128), Cytochrome P450, conserved site (InterPro:IPR017972), Cytochrome P450, E-class, group I (InterPro:IPR002401); BEST Arabidopsis thaliana protein match is: cytochrome P450, family 87, subfamily A, polypeptide 6 (TAIR:AT1G64940.1); Has 33349 Blast hits to 33201 proteins in 1685 species: Archae - 50; Bacteria - 3939; Metazoa - 11722; Fungi - 7059; Plants - 9217; Viruses - 3; Other Eukaryotes - 1359 (source: NCBI BLink).), with the translated sequence MEIWLLILGSLSLSLLLNLLFFRLRDSSSLPLPPAPNFFPFLGTLQWLRQGLGGFNNYVRSVHHRLGPIITLRITSRPAIFVADGSLAHQALVLNGAVFADRPPAAPISKILSNNQHTITSCLYGVTWRLLRRNITEILHPSRMKSYSHVRHWVLEILFDRLRKSGGEEPIVVFDHLHYAMFAVLVLMCFGDKLDEKQIKQVEYVQRQMLLGFARYSILNLCPKFTKLILRKRWEEFFQMRREQQDVLLRLIYARRKIVEERKKRSSEEEEENKEYVQSYVDTLLDVELPDEKRKLNEDEIVSLCSEFLIAGSDTTATVLQWIMANLVKNQEIQERLYEEITNVVGEEAKVVEEKDTQKMPYLKAVVMEALRRHPPGNTVLPHSVTEDTVLGGYKVPKKGTINFLVAEIGRDPKVWEEPMAFKPERFMGEEEAVDITGSRGIKMMPFGAGRRICPGIGLAMLHLEYYVANMVREFQWKEVEGHEVDLTEKVEFTVIMKHPLKAIAVPRRSH